The following is a genomic window from Prevotella sp. E13-17.
TACCGTTACATCGTCAATATCCGATCCCGTCTCATGATATACATAGTCGCCATTAGCATCGGTGCTTATACTGCTTGACTCGTCAAGATCCATAAAGTCGTCAAGCGTAATGTTCTTCACAGAGTTGTTGGTAGGTAGCTGAAGACCACTTCCACCAATGCCAACTTTCATGTCAAGATTGTCTAAATCATACTTATTATCCGTACAACCAGACAACACATAACCGCTACCCACAGCCAATAGCCCTGAGAGCAGAAAAGCGAGATTACCGTTGTGTTTCATTTTAATCTTATATTTAGATTGAGTTTTATAATCATTGGCTAAAAGTTCTGCAAATATAGTCAATATTTCTTAAAAACAAATTATAATTCAAAAAAAATGTTCAATTATTATTATTTTTCGAATACAAATGGGAATTTTCATCCCCAAAAAGCACAAAAAGGGCAAGGAATTTGAAAGATTCCTCGCCCTTTTTAATCATAAACTCTAATTGTTAGTCTTTAACCGTAATCAGATAATAGTTCTTTTTGCCTTTCTGAGCCAAAAGATACTTTCCATCTATCAGGTCGTCGGCAGTGATGGCACGATTCTGGTCGGTGAGCTTTTCCTTGTTCAACGATACGCCACCGCCCTGTACCATCTTACGCATCTCGCCCTTCGAAGGGAATACTGGGGCCACCGTTGTCAAGAGCTCAATGGCTGGTTGACCGAGCTGATCTTTTGAAATCTCAAACTTCTCTACACCATCGAACACATCGAGGAAGGTCTGTTCATCGAGTTTCTCAAGAGCCTCCTTGGTGGACTTACCGAAGAGGATGTTTGAAGCCTCAATGGCCATATCCAGCGCCTCCTGTGAATGAACCAACACAGTCACCTCTTCGGCCAGGCGCTTTTGCAGCACACGACGACCGGGATCCTGCTTGTGTTCCTCAACAAGTGCGTCAATCACATCCTTCTCCAGCGACGTGAAGATCTTGATATAGCGCTCGGCATCCTCATCGCTGACGTTCAGCCAGAACTGGTAGAAGCGATAAGGTGAGGTACGCTTAGGATCCAGCCAGATGTTGCCGCTCTCTGTCTTACCGAACTTCTTACCGTCACTCTTGGTAATCAGCGGACATGTCAGTGCAAAGGTCTCTACCTCGTTGCCCAGCGTACGGCGAATCAGCTCAGTACCTGTGGTCATGTTACCCCACTGGTCGTTACCGCCCAACTGCAACTTCACGCCCTTGTGCTGATAGAGATACAGGAAGTCGTAGCCCTGCAACAACTGGTAGGTGAACTCGGTAAAGCTAAGACCATCGCGAGCCGTACCGTTCAGGCGCTGCTGCACGCTCTCCTTAGCCATCATATAGTTCACGGTGATATGCTTACCCACCTCACGTGCGAAGTCAAGGAAGGTAAAGTTTTTCATCCAATCGTAGTTGTTCACCATCTCAGCAGCATTAGCTTCTTTACTGTCGAAATCCAGGAATTTTGCCACCTGAGCCTTGATGCACTCCTGATTATGACGCAGGGTTTCATCATTCAGCAGGTTGCGCTCCTGACTCTTTCCAGAGGGGTCGCCAATCATACCTGTAGCACCACCCACCAGGATGATGGGTTTATGGCCACAACGCTGCAAGTGGCGTAGCATCATGATGCCACACAAGTGACCGATATGCAGTGAATCGGCAGTAGGGTCTGTACCCAGATAGGCAGTCACCATCTCCTTCTGCAAGAGTTCTTCTGTGCCGGGCATAATCTGTGCCAGCATACCGCGCCAGCGCAATTCTTCAACGAAGTTCTTTTTCATCGTATATGCTTAATTTTTCGTTATTTATCTCTGAGTGTGCAAAGGTACGAATAAGTGAGAGAAAAACCAAATTAATTTGAGTTTTTCCGAACGTGAGTACCTAAGAACGAAGTTCAAAGGTACGAAAAAGTGAGAGAGAAAAACCAAATTAATTTGAGTTTTTCCGAACGTGAGTATCTAAGAACGAAGTTCAAAGATACGAAAAAGTGGTCGGGATAGGAACGGTTTCGCACTGTCATAGTGCTGCTTTCGTCTTGTTATAGTTACGCTTTTGCGTTGTAATAGCTTTACTTTTGATGTCCGTCCAGCCCCTAGATGTGGCGCATCCAGCCCCTGGAACGAGTCGTTTTAGCCCCTGGATGCGGTTGTTCTAAGGGCTGGATATTGAGCATCCAGGGGCTAAATCTGAAATGATAGCTTCGGTTTTAGACTTTAGAAACGCCTCTTCAAGACTTCAGAATACGTGCTTTTAGACTTTAAAACGACCCTCTCCAGACTCTGGAAATGCCAATTCAAGACTCTGGGAGCATCGCGAAACCTACGCAATTGCAACTGAGTCCACTAAATTTCTACTGAGCCATTAAGGCACGTAACCTATGCAATAAGAACGTAATATCCAAGCGGTTGCTTGGAGTCTAAAGCCGGGATTTATTTCAAGAGAATAAGTTTTTGCCGTTCAAAAGCAACCGTTTTACAGCTTAATACAAAAACTTTAACGATACAAAACCTGCCGAATAACGTCACGCCAGAGGGCTTAATGTTACCATAGAAAGCGAGCAACTTAGGGAGAAAAAAGTGTGTCATGGCACTGGGTCGTAGCCAGAACCGCCCCACGGATTGCAACGCAGGATGCGCCAAACGGCTAAAGCCAGCCCCTTAAAGGGTCCATGCTTGATGATTGCCTCTTTGGCATACTGCGAACAGGTGGGGGTAAAACGACAAGAGGGGGGCGTAAACGGACTGATAACTCGCTGATAGAAGATAATGGGCATCAGCAACAGCCATTTCAATACAGTCAGGATGATGTTACGCAAAGTCTTCATACGCCATACTATTTAGAGTCTGCGACACGCCACAGCATGCTATTCATGCGTAGCGTCCTGCTGCTCGGGCGCAACGCCCACCTTCTTTGCAATACGCGTCAGGAGATGCTTCACACGACTGTCCACCTCAGCAGAAGAGAAATGTTGGTCAGACATCCAAATGAATGCCACAGCCACCATCATCCCCTCGCCCACTTGTTCGGTCAGCAGCTGCTTCTGCTTGCGATAGGCCTCGCGCACCTGGCGCTTCACCCTGTTGCGATCCACCGCATGCTTGAAGTGCCTCTTAGAAACACTAATGAGCACCTCGACCGGCACTTGCCCGTCAGGGTGCTCTTTAGCTAAATAGACGGCTTTCAGCGGAAAGGCAACCACGGCATGACTGTGATTGCCATCAAAGAGCTCATCCATCAGTTTCCGGCTGACGATTCGCTCCCGTTTTTGGAATATAGCCGAAGCCGTCACCATATATATAAATATAATATGCTTTTAATCTTCTTGCATGATCAGGAAATGCTGCAAGGCACTTGTCATAGAAGGATACTTCTCTGAAGGAGCAGACAAGTCCAAACGCAGACCCGCATCCTGCACTGCCTTTGCCGTGGCAGGACCAAATGTAGCAATCGCAATATCACCCTGATTGAAGTTGGGGAAGTTCTTGGTCAGCGACTCGATACCGGCAGGACTGAAGAACACCAGCATGTCGTAGTCGAAAGCCTCAATCTCCTCGGGAGTAAAGTCGTTGCTCACCGTCTTATACATCACGCACTCAGTGTGGTTCAGCTTCTTAGAATCCAGCAAACGAGCCACAGAGTCGTTGTGAACGTCGCTCATAGGAACAAGATACTTCTCTGTCTTATGCTTCACCATGGTTGGAATCAGGTCGTCAATCTTACCTGTTGTACCAAAGAACACCTTACGCTTACGATACTGTACGTATTTCTGGATATAGAGTGCAATTGTCTCTGTTACGCAGAAATATTTCATATCCTCAGGGATAGCAACACGCATTTCCTTTGCCAACGCAAAGAAATGATCGATGGCATGGCGAGAGGTGAACACAATAGCTGTATAGTCCAGAATACTGACCTTCTGTGTTCTGAATTCACGGGCGCTGATACTCTCTACCTTGATAAAGGGGCGGAATACCAACTCCACGCCAAATCGCGATGCGATATCAAAGTAGGGTGATTTCTCACTCGTAGGCTTCGGTTGTGAAACCAAAATCTTCTTGATCATCTCTTGTCCAAATATTTTATTTTATAAAGTCTCCACAATCTTCTCCATTATACCTACCAAGGCGACAAGTGGAGCGATTTCGAGGGCACAAAAATACAAAAAAGATTGCAAAAATAAGCCCTTTTGAACAAAAAAGATGCTTTTTACCTTATAAAATGTTATGATTTTGAGCAAAAACAAGACTAAAATAAAGAAAACAGCCACTTTTTCTATTGCTAAGTCAAAATACACCAACAGCAATATAACAGGGTGAGTTATAACACCTTCCAACACCCAAAGGAAGCGTTGAGCCCTCATCCATTGTAAATTTTCTTTACTTTTATAAAAGACAAAATTAACACAAGAATAGAGCAACCACTTGAACACGAAGTACTGCACAAAGCTGATAAAGGCTAACAACAGGAACAGTGTGCGGTTATCACTAAGAAATGTCAGCCCCAATTTCTGGATAGCCCAACAATAAGAGAAAAAGGCCAGCATCAGACAGTTCACCGTGATGAGCGATATCTGAAAGAACTTCTC
Proteins encoded in this region:
- a CDS encoding uroporphyrinogen-III synthase — its product is MIKKILVSQPKPTSEKSPYFDIASRFGVELVFRPFIKVESISAREFRTQKVSILDYTAIVFTSRHAIDHFFALAKEMRVAIPEDMKYFCVTETIALYIQKYVQYRKRKVFFGTTGKIDDLIPTMVKHKTEKYLVPMSDVHNDSVARLLDSKKLNHTECVMYKTVSNDFTPEEIEAFDYDMLVFFSPAGIESLTKNFPNFNQGDIAIATFGPATAKAVQDAGLRLDLSAPSEKYPSMTSALQHFLIMQED
- the rnpA gene encoding ribonuclease P protein component; this encodes MVTASAIFQKRERIVSRKLMDELFDGNHSHAVVAFPLKAVYLAKEHPDGQVPVEVLISVSKRHFKHAVDRNRVKRQVREAYRKQKQLLTEQVGEGMMVAVAFIWMSDQHFSSAEVDSRVKHLLTRIAKKVGVAPEQQDATHE
- a CDS encoding DUF4271 domain-containing protein; this encodes MNDSVEVAAQTGIGQLDIANFVSGDSIYMVSGMGVAGDPIPDTITNSVFFTLLLLVCFMVYVVSIARSISYTGHRLRELLFVSHEVDSLGDTSDEKFFQISLITVNCLMLAFFSYCWAIQKLGLTFLSDNRTLFLLLAFISFVQYFVFKWLLYSCVNFVFYKSKENLQWMRAQRFLWVLEGVITHPVILLLVYFDLAIEKVAVFFILVLFLLKIITFYKVKSIFFVQKGLFLQSFLYFCALEIAPLVALVGIMEKIVETL
- the tyrS gene encoding tyrosine--tRNA ligase; translation: MKKNFVEELRWRGMLAQIMPGTEELLQKEMVTAYLGTDPTADSLHIGHLCGIMMLRHLQRCGHKPIILVGGATGMIGDPSGKSQERNLLNDETLRHNQECIKAQVAKFLDFDSKEANAAEMVNNYDWMKNFTFLDFAREVGKHITVNYMMAKESVQQRLNGTARDGLSFTEFTYQLLQGYDFLYLYQHKGVKLQLGGNDQWGNMTTGTELIRRTLGNEVETFALTCPLITKSDGKKFGKTESGNIWLDPKRTSPYRFYQFWLNVSDEDAERYIKIFTSLEKDVIDALVEEHKQDPGRRVLQKRLAEEVTVLVHSQEALDMAIEASNILFGKSTKEALEKLDEQTFLDVFDGVEKFEISKDQLGQPAIELLTTVAPVFPSKGEMRKMVQGGGVSLNKEKLTDQNRAITADDLIDGKYLLAQKGKKNYYLITVKD
- the yidD gene encoding membrane protein insertion efficiency factor YidD, which encodes MKTLRNIILTVLKWLLLMPIIFYQRVISPFTPPSCRFTPTCSQYAKEAIIKHGPFKGLALAVWRILRCNPWGGSGYDPVP